A portion of the Cryptomeria japonica chromosome 5, Sugi_1.0, whole genome shotgun sequence genome contains these proteins:
- the LOC131063750 gene encoding G-type lectin S-receptor-like serine/threonine-protein kinase SD2-5, which yields MECSIPRRRRPSSPFTELLRPLIPNAITNSIWKTMAKFSLLVLLCIFSASHAQSDADGDGFLSTNTSWSISDPVTLVGSLTLNNENNADAYLLTHIVSQRFPGRINSWAFLSFMEFRTDEYYLCIVQSGSIVQAMGQIVWTANYDNPVTQNAALELQMDGNLVLSDSTNGSRRKTVWSTGTGGMGVEGLKVLGGGVLQLLGKKNNTVWQSMDFPTDTLLFGQVLQVGDVLYSRSSDYNLSRGSYVLVVKPGGLGLYVRGVNQSLELYWMWKVFNNNGSTLDDPGHRCSNLSFMVSINWPNSEHLPCLVFQNNSPVCNGSLFSPHYYLPQVHAQSSMSVSDFGFIRLDYDGNLRAYASGRKESLYQAMSKCQLPGSCGSYGVCSEGEACECPNNGTHQIRDKNGDCGLSGIPSCGNRNESWQMFSLAGVEYHRNQYAIPMKMPSKENCSDYCSRNCSCRASFYISPTNSCFVVLSQVGTLSQISNENSFAFIKLQSMDLVVVSKHSDRLSRKTVIWIAVVVSAAVFCVLWFCPWKLFRDSKPEQISSTTEHPNHRVMTSIPNLTAKKFSFKEIQSITRNFRTVLGFGGFGTVYDGVLGDSTQVAVKKLEIARQGEKEFYSEVAILGIIHHWNLVQLLGFCSQDNHKILVYEHMANGSLDQWLFNNIKIKSLTWPIRFNIALGTARGLAYLHEQCRYKIIHLDVKPQNILLDENFVAKVSDFGMATLMGRKDSRVVTSMRGTPGYLAPEWLLQSAITEKSDVYSFGMVVLEIIGGRKNYSMNVTESDKHYFPAWAMSMASCGRELEVIDSRLEDEMHRLHALRVLKIGFLCIQEDAQTRPTMGSVVKMLEGEEEVPEPCLRHSFQFAIASRISPSGSLTATASLATNHVSSPSLRFVLSR from the coding sequence ATGGAATGTTCAATTCCGAGGAGAAGAAGACCATCCTCACCCTTTACAGAGCTCCTCCGCCCTCTCATACCAAATGCAATTACAAACTCAATCTGGAAAACCATGGCGAAATTTTCATTACTGGTATTGCTCTGCATCTTCTCAGCTTCCCATGCCCAATCGGACGCAGACGGAGATGGGTTCCTGAGCACCAATACGAGCTGGTCGATTTCTGACCCTGTGACACTGGTTGGATCCTTGACCCTCAACAACGAAAACAATGCAGATGCATATCTCCTGACCCACATCGTTTCTCAGAGGTTTCCAGGGCGAATAAATTCATGGGCGTTTTTAAGTTTTATGGAATTCAGGACTGATGAATACTATTTGTGCATAGTGCAATCGGGATCGATTGTTCAGGCCATGGGACAGATCGTCTGGACCGCCAATTATGACAATCCCGTAACGCAGAATGCTGCTCTTGAGCTTCAAATGGATGGGAATTTGGTCCTTTCTGATTCGACCAATGGTTCGAGAAGAAAAACTGTTTGGTCGACAGGAACTGGTGGGATGGGCGTGGAGGGGCTAAAAGTCCTTGGTGGGGGCGTTCTGCAGCTTCTTGGGAAGAAGAACAATACTGTTTGGCAGAGCATGGATTTCCCCACTGATACACTTCTGTTTGGGCAGGTTCTGCAGGTGGGAGATGTGCTTTACAGTAGATCATCTGATTATAATCTCTCTCGGGGATCATATGTTCTGGTTGTGAAGCCAGGTGGGCTGGGACTTTATGTCCGTGGTGTCAATCAGTCCTTGGAGCTTTACTGGATGTGGAAAGTGTTTAACAACAATGGGTCCACGTTGGATGATCCTGGGCACCGGTGCTCTAATCTTTCTTTCATGGTGTCTATCAACTGGCCCAATTCAGAGCACCTCCCCTGTTTGGTGTTTCAGAACAACTCCCCTGTTTGCAATGGCTCATTGTTTAGCCCACATTATTATCTTCCACAAGTGCATGCCCAATCCAGTATGTCGGTTTCAGATTTTGGATTTATAAGGTTGGATTATGATGGGAATCTGAGAGCTTATGCTTCTGGTCGTAAGGAGAGCCTGTATCAGGCCATGAGCAAGTGCCAATTGCCAGGGTCTTGTGGGAGTTATGGAGTCTGTAGTGAAGGAGAGGCCTGTGAATGTCCAAATAATGGGACCCATCAGATAAGGGACAAGAATGGGGATTGTGGGTTGTCTGGTATTCCTAGTTGTGGGAATCGAAATGAGTCATGGCAGATGTTTTCTCTTGCAGGGGTGGAGTATCACCGTAACCAGTATGCTATTCCAATGAAGATGCCAAGCAAGGAAAATTGTTCAGATTACTGCTCTAGAAACTGTTCCTGCAGGGCTTCCTTCTATATTTCACCCACAAATTCCTGCTTTGTTGTTTTGTCTCAGGTAGGAACTCTTTCACAGATCTCAAATGAGAATTCCTTCGCATTCATAAAACTGCAGAGCATGGATTTAGTTGTGGTTTCCAAGCATTCAGACAGGCTAAGCAGAAAAACAGTCATTTGGATTGCTGTTGTCGTTTCTGCAGCTGTATTCTGTGTTttatggttttgtccctggaaatTGTTCAGAGATTCAAAACCAGAACAAATCAGCTCCACAACAGAGCACCCAAATCACAGAGTTATGACCAGTATTCCAAATTTAACAGCAAAGAAATTCTCTTTCAAGGAAATCCAGTCCATTACTAGGAATTTTCGCACAGTGCTCGGGTTTGGTGGATTTGGAACGGTGTATGATGGTGTTCTGGGGGACAGCACACAGGTAGCAGTGAAGAAACTGGAGATTGCAAGACAGGGGGAAAAGGAATTCTACTCTGAGGTTGCAATACTAGGGATAATCCATCACTGGAATCTGGTCCAGCTTCTGGGATTCTGCTCACAGGACAACCACAAGATTCTGGTCTATGAACATATGGCTAATGGGTCTCTGGACCAGTGGCTCTTTAACAACATCAAGATCAAATCTTTAACATGGCCCATTAGATTCAACATTGCATTGGGCACAGCCAGGGGATTAGCATATCTTCATGAGCAATGCAGGTATAAGATCATACATTTGGATGTGAAGCCTCAGAACATTCTTCTGGATGAGAATTTTGTGGCAAAAGTTTCTGATTTCGGGATGGCCACACTCATGGGCAGAAAAGACAGCCGTGTGGTGACAAGCATGAGAGGCACGCCAGGATACCTTGCCCCAGAATGGCTGTTGCAGTCCGCCATTACTGAGAAGAGTGATGTCTACAGCTTCGGGATGGTGGTTCTGGAAATCATAGGTGGGCGCAAGAACTACAGCATGAATGTCACCGAATCTGATAAGCACTACTTTCCTGCCTGGGCTATGTCAATGGCGTCTTGTGGGAGGGAGCTGGAAGTCATTGATTCAAGGCTGGAGGATGAGATGCACAGATTGCACGCTCTGAGGGTGCTCAAGATTGGATTTTTGTGCATTCAGGAAGATGCGCAAACCAGGCCTACAATGGGGTCGGTTGTGAAGATgttggagggagaggaggaggttCCTGAGCCATGTCTTCGACACAGCTTTCAGTTCGCCATTGCCAGTAGAATCAGCCCATCTGGTAGCTTAACAGCCACAGCCTCTCTTGCTACCAATCATGTTTCTTCTCCATCGCTTCGCTTTGTGTTATCAAGATAG